In Nocardioides sp., the following proteins share a genomic window:
- a CDS encoding ABC transporter ATP-binding protein, with protein sequence MTTTTTRAQHTATNIDPVAQRRPVDWRRLRSPAAAVCYAGSLIGAVAGSLGAVVAGRLADDASVRLVWVLAALVIGGALIDTAAKTGWFVLVDRAEGELRSDLLDAAMAQPLPDLTEQAVGEILDRIDDDTHEVGMLLRWAVWMAMHTLLAALPLWVIAGVTWWPAFVLFPAAGYLAVRVARPLLPLVSERKVQEEMAWTDHAAAMEEGIAARDDMRTSLGQAYVLRRSTALAAEILRRLRSVLEIETRITRRTGTLLHALLAGIAVTGVALVVNDRLSTGDLVTLFLVTSSFVGQVDMLARHLPDLQAGFGAVLRLRSMLGSRAEPVGGRQPGSGALAVEFRDLTFAYDTGTFALRDVTLTIPAGHTCALVGRTGSGKSTLASLLSRAVEPHRGQVFVGGVDVVDLDLDALRACVGVVTQRTEIVAGTLAENITLWADVARTEVEGAIDDLGLRAWVAGLPQGLDTLLGAGGTSLSAGEEQLVAFARLLVRDVSVVVLDEATARMDPVTEARVVQAAQRLVAGRTGILVAHRLSTTDRAEQVAVLEAGRVVQQGPRPALASAEGPFRRLLEASGSTDALDAAPTEQAQSQAPARDGLDGHAIGTARRTTTPPPAPDLAPTPSLSLETFRALTAYPRWGLLGMSLFLISALTGAFGALTGWVWGLLVTDLQAGDAPWTLVVLLVVSLLAAPLLLSQAFWVYPRWWVAVQLGVRTVVLHGQTTQRRLVRTPPGEAVARAMDADRITRYADRWVDFLNGLMIVAVTGDRGRDLARGRRSARRDGLCRGRVGVRSADRRSFRRCRLGSACELRSLPGLGPGLHPYRQTGCRHQAGPRPSAGRRFRSRRGGCA encoded by the coding sequence ATGACCACCACGACGACGCGAGCGCAGCACACCGCCACGAATATCGATCCGGTTGCGCAGCGTCGTCCGGTCGACTGGCGCAGACTGCGCAGTCCTGCTGCCGCCGTCTGTTACGCCGGCTCGTTGATCGGGGCCGTGGCCGGATCGCTGGGCGCGGTCGTGGCCGGACGCCTGGCCGACGACGCCTCGGTCCGCCTCGTCTGGGTGCTGGCGGCGCTGGTGATCGGAGGCGCGCTGATCGATACCGCGGCCAAGACCGGATGGTTCGTACTGGTCGATCGCGCCGAGGGCGAACTGCGCTCGGACCTCCTCGACGCCGCGATGGCCCAGCCCCTCCCCGACCTCACCGAGCAGGCGGTCGGCGAGATCCTCGACCGCATCGACGACGACACCCACGAGGTCGGGATGCTGCTGCGTTGGGCGGTGTGGATGGCGATGCACACTCTGCTCGCCGCACTGCCGCTGTGGGTGATCGCGGGCGTGACCTGGTGGCCGGCCTTCGTCCTCTTCCCGGCTGCGGGCTATCTGGCAGTGCGGGTGGCGCGTCCGCTGCTGCCCCTGGTTTCCGAGCGCAAGGTCCAAGAGGAGATGGCCTGGACCGACCATGCCGCCGCGATGGAGGAGGGCATCGCCGCGCGAGACGACATGCGTACCAGTCTCGGTCAGGCGTACGTGCTGCGTCGCTCCACGGCCCTGGCGGCAGAGATCCTGCGCCGCCTTCGCTCCGTGCTGGAGATCGAGACCCGGATCACCCGCCGCACCGGCACTCTCTTGCACGCGCTGCTGGCCGGGATCGCGGTCACCGGCGTCGCGTTGGTGGTCAACGATCGTCTCAGCACGGGAGACCTCGTCACCCTTTTCCTGGTGACGTCGTCCTTCGTCGGGCAGGTCGACATGCTCGCGCGCCACCTGCCCGACCTGCAGGCCGGTTTCGGCGCCGTGCTGCGGTTGCGGTCGATGCTCGGCTCCCGTGCCGAACCCGTCGGCGGCAGGCAGCCCGGTTCCGGCGCCTTGGCGGTCGAGTTCCGTGATCTCACCTTCGCCTACGACACCGGCACCTTCGCGCTGCGCGACGTCACCCTCACCATCCCAGCGGGACACACCTGCGCTCTCGTGGGACGCACCGGATCGGGCAAGTCGACGCTCGCGTCCCTGCTCTCCCGCGCGGTCGAGCCGCATCGCGGGCAGGTCTTCGTCGGAGGCGTCGACGTGGTCGACCTGGATCTCGATGCTTTGCGCGCGTGCGTGGGAGTCGTCACCCAGCGCACCGAGATCGTGGCCGGCACGCTGGCGGAGAACATCACCCTCTGGGCGGACGTCGCACGAACTGAGGTGGAGGGGGCGATCGACGATCTCGGTCTGCGCGCCTGGGTCGCAGGCCTCCCCCAGGGGCTCGACACACTGCTCGGAGCCGGGGGCACGAGTCTGTCCGCGGGAGAGGAGCAACTGGTCGCGTTCGCACGCCTGCTGGTGCGCGACGTGAGCGTCGTCGTCCTGGATGAGGCGACGGCACGGATGGACCCGGTCACCGAGGCACGCGTGGTCCAGGCCGCCCAACGTCTGGTGGCGGGTCGCACCGGCATCCTGGTCGCACACCGGCTCTCCACCACCGATCGGGCCGAGCAGGTCGCCGTCCTGGAGGCGGGTCGCGTCGTCCAACAAGGCCCTCGACCCGCTCTCGCATCCGCCGAGGGGCCGTTCCGGCGCCTGTTGGAGGCCTCGGGATCCACCGACGCTCTCGACGCCGCCCCCACCGAGCAAGCGCAATCGCAGGCGCCTGCGCGCGACGGGCTTGACGGGCATGCGATCGGCACCGCCCGGCGTACGACGACTCCACCCCCCGCGCCGGACCTGGCGCCCACGCCGAGTCTGAGCCTGGAGACCTTCCGCGCCCTGACCGCCTACCCGCGCTGGGGCCTGCTCGGAATGAGTCTCTTCCTGATCTCCGCCCTGACCGGTGCGTTCGGTGCGTTGACCGGCTGGGTGTGGGGGTTGCTGGTGACCGACCTCCAGGCTGGCGACGCACCGTGGACTCTGGTCGTACTCCTGGTGGTGTCGTTGCTTGCCGCTCCCCTGCTGCTCTCGCAGGCGTTCTGGGTCTATCCGCGATGGTGGGTCGCGGTGCAGTTGGGAGTGCGCACGGTCGTACTGCACGGTCAGACCACCCAACGCCGCCTGGTCCGCACCCCTCCCGGCGAAGCGGTGGCCCGGGCGATGGACGCCGATCGGATCACCCGGTACGCCGACCGCTGGGTCGACTTCCTCAACGGGCTGATGATCGTTGCCGTGACCGGCGATCGCGGCCGGGACCTGGCTCGCGGGCGCCGTTCTGCTCGCCGTGATGGTCTCTGCCGCGGTCGCGTCGGCGTTCGGTCGGCCGATCGCCGGTCGTTCCGCCGCTGCCGCCTCGGCAGCGCGTGCGAACTTCGGTCGCTCCCTGGTCTCGGCCCTGGACTGCATCCGTACCGTCAAACTGGCTGCCGCCACCAGGCCGGTCCACGCCCATCTGCGGGCCGTCGATTCCGGTCGCGTCGAGGCGGCTGTGCGTGA
- a CDS encoding ATP-binding cassette domain-containing protein, with protein sequence MREHRIQALLDGVPVVMVQGGVVAAWVGLVQGWWGLATTLLVSSAVSGFGWFGRVAGSVVTEAPGTRAWIDATSLLAGGGSITRLPAGVDLAHGAAPLPDSGADDRLEVLSLRGLSAIHDDGTIGVSDVDLDVRRGELVLLIGQVGSGKSSLLGALAGLVSSTGSIAWNGREITDREIELRPRRVALVQQVPRVLSGTFSGNIGLDHADRQIGPAIRIARLDRDVAEAGGPDALVGHRGVRLSGGQVQRLALARALACEAEVLLADDVSSALDAATEVELWDSLRAAGSTVVGSTSKQAALSRADRVVVLRNGKIAASGTWRDLAAQWSHLAG encoded by the coding sequence GTGCGTGAGCATCGCATCCAGGCGCTGCTCGACGGCGTGCCCGTGGTGATGGTGCAAGGTGGCGTCGTCGCGGCGTGGGTGGGCCTGGTGCAGGGTTGGTGGGGCCTGGCGACGACGCTGTTGGTCTCCAGCGCCGTCAGCGGCTTTGGATGGTTCGGCCGCGTCGCCGGATCGGTCGTGACCGAGGCCCCCGGCACCCGGGCGTGGATCGACGCGACCAGCCTGCTCGCGGGTGGCGGGTCGATCACCCGCCTGCCCGCGGGCGTCGATCTGGCCCACGGTGCCGCGCCCTTGCCAGATTCCGGGGCGGACGACCGCCTTGAGGTGCTGAGTCTGCGCGGCCTGAGCGCTATTCATGACGACGGGACGATCGGTGTCAGCGATGTCGACCTCGACGTGCGCCGCGGGGAGCTCGTGCTGCTGATCGGGCAGGTCGGCTCCGGGAAGTCGAGCCTGCTCGGAGCCCTCGCGGGCCTGGTGAGCAGCACCGGTTCGATCGCGTGGAACGGTCGCGAGATCACCGACCGCGAGATCGAACTGCGGCCGCGTCGGGTCGCCCTGGTCCAACAGGTCCCCCGCGTACTCTCGGGCACCTTCTCGGGCAACATCGGACTGGACCACGCGGATCGCCAGATCGGACCGGCGATTCGGATTGCCCGACTCGATCGAGACGTCGCCGAGGCGGGTGGGCCCGATGCCCTCGTCGGGCATCGCGGCGTACGCCTGTCTGGGGGGCAGGTGCAACGTCTCGCTCTCGCGCGCGCCCTGGCCTGCGAGGCCGAGGTGCTATTGGCCGACGATGTCTCGTCGGCCCTCGACGCCGCGACCGAGGTGGAACTTTGGGACTCGCTTCGGGCTGCGGGGAGCACCGTCGTCGGGTCGACCAGCAAGCAGGCGGCCCTGTCCCGCGCGGACCGAGTGGTCGTACTGCGCAATGGCAAGATCGCGGCGAGCGGGACGTGGCGCGACCTTGCCGCGCAGTGGTCGCACCTGGCCGGCTGA
- a CDS encoding TIGR01777 family oxidoreductase — MHFVIAGASGFLGTRLTEHLTGQGHSVTRLVRRQARSDAESQWDPYAGEIDDALIAASDVVVNLAGAPLIGNVHSKKWAHEVRTSRVSTTRLLALSVARAARTSTKSPAFLAGSGVAWYGHGERQVTERSDSEGDALLTFVSREWESAADPARAAGARVIHLRTSPVLDKDSSPLKQLRLLFWAGLGGRLGNGQQRFPVISLRDWLAAVAFLATHDEVTGPVNLCLPEVPTNAEFTAALARAVRRPALVPVPALALKLAAGHLSPELLGSIDATPEALLNAGFEFADPDIESVLRTALR, encoded by the coding sequence ATGCACTTCGTGATCGCGGGAGCCTCGGGGTTCCTCGGGACCAGACTCACCGAGCACCTGACCGGTCAGGGCCACAGCGTGACCCGGCTGGTCCGCCGGCAAGCACGATCCGACGCCGAGTCGCAGTGGGATCCGTACGCCGGGGAGATCGACGACGCACTGATCGCCGCGAGTGACGTGGTGGTCAATCTCGCCGGTGCGCCGCTGATCGGCAACGTCCACTCGAAGAAGTGGGCCCACGAGGTGCGTACGTCGCGAGTAAGCACGACCCGCCTGCTGGCGCTTTCGGTGGCCCGGGCGGCGCGCACGTCCACGAAGTCACCTGCGTTCCTGGCCGGAAGCGGCGTGGCGTGGTACGGCCACGGCGAGCGCCAGGTCACCGAACGTTCCGACAGCGAAGGCGACGCGCTGCTGACCTTCGTGTCGCGCGAATGGGAGTCGGCAGCAGACCCCGCGCGGGCGGCCGGCGCGCGCGTGATCCACCTACGCACCTCCCCCGTCCTCGACAAGGACTCGTCACCGTTGAAGCAATTGCGCCTGCTCTTCTGGGCCGGGCTCGGCGGCAGGCTCGGGAACGGCCAGCAACGATTCCCGGTCATCTCGTTGCGCGACTGGCTGGCCGCGGTCGCATTCCTTGCCACCCACGACGAGGTCACCGGACCGGTCAACCTGTGCCTGCCCGAGGTCCCGACCAACGCGGAGTTCACCGCGGCGTTGGCGCGAGCCGTACGCCGTCCCGCTCTGGTGCCGGTGCCCGCCCTGGCCCTGAAACTCGCCGCTGGTCACCTGTCCCCCGAACTCCTCGGCTCGATCGACGCGACCCCCGAGGCGCTGCTGAACGCCGGCTTCGAGTTCGCCGACCCCGATATCGAGAGCGTGCTGCGCACCGCCCTCAGATAG
- the lipB gene encoding lipoyl(octanoyl) transferase LipB has translation MDVRHLGLVDYEAAWEIQREVHAGVVAGDSPDTVLFLEHPPVFTCGKRTDAHEIPVDPGGAKVIDVDRGGKITFHGPGQLVGYPIVRLPDHVKVVDFVRRLEEALIQACATFGVTTARVPGRSGVWLQADETGPERKIAAIGIRVSRGVTMHGFAINCDVDLGWYDRFVPCGIADAGVTSLTHELGHDLTTVEVAPRVEAALARYLDWQPFTPTPDYEARPEPGRTPRIALVTPGSP, from the coding sequence ATGGACGTACGCCACCTCGGCCTGGTCGACTACGAGGCCGCCTGGGAGATCCAGCGCGAGGTGCACGCCGGCGTCGTTGCTGGGGATTCCCCCGACACCGTGCTGTTCTTGGAGCACCCGCCCGTCTTCACCTGTGGCAAGCGCACCGACGCTCACGAGATCCCCGTCGACCCGGGGGGCGCGAAGGTCATCGACGTGGACCGGGGCGGCAAGATCACTTTCCACGGGCCCGGCCAACTTGTGGGCTATCCCATCGTTCGGCTCCCCGATCACGTGAAGGTGGTGGATTTCGTACGCCGTCTGGAGGAGGCGCTGATCCAGGCGTGCGCGACGTTCGGGGTCACCACGGCTCGGGTGCCTGGGCGTTCGGGAGTGTGGTTGCAAGCCGACGAGACCGGCCCGGAGCGAAAGATCGCCGCGATCGGCATCCGGGTGAGCCGCGGCGTGACGATGCACGGGTTTGCGATCAATTGCGATGTGGACCTGGGGTGGTACGACCGTTTCGTACCCTGCGGGATCGCGGACGCAGGCGTCACCTCCTTGACCCACGAGCTGGGCCACGACCTGACGACCGTCGAGGTGGCCCCGCGCGTCGAGGCCGCACTGGCGCGCTATCTCGACTGGCAGCCATTCACCCCGACGCCCGACTATGAGGCGCGGCCAGAGCCCGGGCGCACGCCCCGGATTGCTCTGGTCACTCCGGGCTCACCCTGA
- the lipA gene encoding lipoyl synthase, whose product MTQSPSPDGRKLLRLEVRNSQTPIERKPEWIKTRAKMGPAYKELQGLVKGEGLHTVCQEAGCPNIFECWEDREATFLIGGDQCTRRCDFCQIDTGRPQPLDRDEPRRVAESVQKMQLKYATITGVARDDLPDGGAWLYAETVRAIHELNPDTGVENLIPDFNGVPDLLLEVFESRPEVLAHNLETVPRIFKRIRPAFRYDRSLDVLTQARAFGLVTKSNLILGMGETREEVSQALVDLHAAGCELITITQYLRPSARHHPVERWVKPEEFVELAAEAEEVGFSGVMSGPLVRSSYRAGRLYGQAMDKRARATV is encoded by the coding sequence GTGACCCAGTCCCCCAGCCCCGATGGCCGCAAGCTTCTGCGACTGGAGGTTCGCAACTCGCAGACGCCCATCGAACGAAAGCCGGAGTGGATCAAGACCCGGGCCAAGATGGGGCCGGCGTACAAAGAACTCCAGGGACTGGTGAAGGGCGAGGGGCTGCACACCGTCTGCCAAGAGGCAGGATGCCCCAACATCTTCGAGTGCTGGGAGGACCGGGAGGCCACGTTCCTCATCGGCGGTGACCAGTGCACCCGGCGTTGTGACTTCTGCCAGATCGACACCGGAAGACCGCAGCCCCTTGACCGCGACGAGCCTCGCCGGGTGGCGGAGTCGGTGCAGAAGATGCAACTCAAGTACGCCACCATTACCGGGGTCGCGCGTGACGATCTCCCGGACGGCGGCGCCTGGCTGTACGCCGAAACCGTACGAGCGATCCACGAACTCAACCCGGACACCGGCGTCGAGAACCTGATCCCCGACTTCAACGGTGTCCCCGACCTCCTGCTGGAGGTGTTCGAATCTCGTCCCGAGGTGCTCGCACACAACCTGGAGACGGTGCCCCGGATCTTCAAGCGGATCCGACCGGCCTTCCGCTATGACCGATCGCTCGATGTCTTGACCCAGGCGCGGGCCTTTGGTCTGGTGACGAAGTCGAACCTGATCCTCGGGATGGGCGAGACCCGCGAGGAGGTCTCCCAGGCCCTCGTGGACCTGCATGCGGCGGGTTGTGAGTTGATCACGATCACGCAATACCTGCGTCCTTCTGCTCGACACCATCCGGTCGAGCGATGGGTCAAGCCGGAGGAGTTCGTCGAGTTGGCCGCCGAGGCCGAGGAAGTCGGCTTCTCAGGGGTCATGTCCGGCCCCCTCGTGCGTTCGTCCTACCGCGCCGGTCGGTTGTACGGTCAGGCGATGGACAAGCGCGCCCGCGCGACCGTCTGA
- a CDS encoding DUF4191 domain-containing protein, which produces MSNSQDLSRRKQFTQSYRMAKQTDPALPWWILGAFVLGAALGGGLFWLIPPRGGVFDWIITGVGAFMVGMLLALLVFSRRAQKAAYAQLEGRPGAAAATLTMLKRGWQVDNAVAFTKQQDLVHRVVGKPGIVLVGEGDPRRLSALLVAEKKKYERVAADTPIHDFIVGNGDGLVPLPKLAAMIQKLPKGIEPAQMTDVLNRLKAVDARKANIPLPKGPIPTSMKGQRGNLRGR; this is translated from the coding sequence ATGTCGAACTCCCAGGACCTGAGCCGGCGCAAGCAGTTCACCCAGAGCTACCGGATGGCCAAGCAGACCGATCCGGCATTGCCGTGGTGGATCCTTGGCGCGTTCGTGCTGGGTGCGGCCCTAGGCGGCGGCCTCTTCTGGCTGATTCCACCGCGCGGCGGCGTTTTCGACTGGATCATCACCGGCGTCGGCGCGTTCATGGTCGGCATGCTGTTGGCCCTGCTGGTGTTCTCGCGCCGCGCACAGAAGGCGGCGTACGCCCAACTCGAGGGTCGCCCGGGTGCCGCGGCCGCGACGTTGACGATGCTCAAGCGTGGGTGGCAGGTCGACAACGCCGTCGCGTTCACCAAGCAGCAGGACCTCGTACACCGCGTGGTCGGCAAACCCGGCATCGTGCTGGTCGGCGAGGGCGACCCGCGCCGCCTGTCCGCGCTGTTGGTCGCCGAGAAGAAGAAGTACGAGCGCGTCGCCGCTGACACGCCGATCCACGACTTCATCGTCGGCAACGGCGACGGTCTGGTGCCGCTGCCCAAGTTGGCCGCGATGATCCAGAAGTTGCCCAAGGGCATCGAACCGGCCCAGATGACCGACGTGCTCAACCGGCTCAAGGCCGTCGATGCTCGCAAGGCCAACATCCCACTGCCGAAGGGTCCGATCCCGACGTCGATGAAGGGCCAGCGCGGCAACCTCCGCGGTCGCTGA
- a CDS encoding DUF6612 family protein, which yields MLVPSRRTRLRVLAATPLLLASLTACGGGGVSNDEFLSKMREGLTAMDTAHTTMSMEGQAFEMTAEGDIDYTQDPVSMDMKIKNSGASGDVVTDVRLIDGIMYMSSPDSTGGKFYRLDPKDPNNPLAGQGDISEQMDPAKAVDRFSKGLEKVELEGTEQVNGVEADHYVLTLDPGKISGLPTADGVQLPEKLACHVWLDDKNRTVKVEINLGETLGTTEMTSGDFDAPVKIEVPSADQILSPEAQ from the coding sequence ATGCTGGTGCCTTCACGACGTACGCGGCTGCGTGTTCTCGCCGCGACTCCGCTGCTGCTTGCCTCGCTCACTGCCTGTGGCGGGGGTGGTGTGAGCAACGACGAGTTCTTGTCGAAGATGCGCGAGGGCCTGACCGCCATGGACACCGCGCACACGACCATGTCGATGGAGGGCCAGGCGTTCGAAATGACTGCCGAGGGCGACATCGACTACACCCAGGACCCGGTCTCGATGGACATGAAGATCAAGAACTCCGGTGCGTCCGGCGACGTGGTGACAGACGTACGCCTTATCGACGGCATCATGTATATGAGTTCACCTGACTCGACCGGCGGCAAGTTCTATCGCCTTGACCCCAAGGACCCGAACAACCCCTTGGCCGGCCAAGGCGACATCTCCGAGCAGATGGACCCCGCCAAAGCCGTCGACCGGTTCTCCAAGGGCCTGGAGAAGGTCGAACTCGAGGGCACGGAGCAGGTCAACGGTGTTGAGGCCGATCACTATGTCCTGACCCTGGATCCGGGCAAGATCAGCGGTCTCCCCACCGCAGACGGGGTGCAGCTTCCGGAGAAGTTGGCCTGCCACGTGTGGCTCGACGACAAGAACAGAACGGTCAAGGTCGAGATCAACCTCGGCGAGACTCTCGGCACCACCGAGATGACCTCCGGCGACTTCGACGCCCCGGTGAAGATCGAGGTGCCTTCGGCTGATCAGATCCTGTCGCCCGAGGCGCAATAG
- a CDS encoding RDD family protein: MTAQSPQRHAQTSWGRRVLALCVDWLASTLIVVGVIGIGGWSDDNLSGFYTLGVFLAQSTVLTALLGGSFGKLLTRLRVVRADGSGRPPDPLRALLRQAMVCLVIPPLVFRPDGRGLHDLMTGTTTVAFRPAE, from the coding sequence GTGACTGCTCAATCTCCGCAACGGCACGCCCAGACCTCGTGGGGCAGGCGCGTCCTGGCGCTGTGCGTCGACTGGCTGGCCAGCACGCTGATCGTGGTCGGCGTCATCGGCATCGGCGGCTGGAGTGATGACAACCTTTCGGGCTTCTATACCCTGGGCGTCTTCCTCGCGCAGAGCACCGTGCTGACCGCGCTTCTGGGCGGCTCGTTCGGCAAGTTGTTGACACGGCTGCGAGTCGTACGAGCCGACGGCAGCGGGCGTCCCCCCGACCCGCTGCGGGCGCTGTTGCGACAAGCGATGGTCTGTCTGGTCATCCCGCCTTTGGTGTTTCGCCCTGACGGGCGCGGCCTGCATGATCTGATGACGGGTACCACGACTGTCGCCTTTCGGCCCGCTGAGTAA
- the glnA gene encoding type I glutamate--ammonia ligase, which yields MFANSDELLKYIKDEDVEMVNVRFCDLPGVMQHFTVPVSSFNQSVFDDGLGFDGSSVRGFQTIHESDMALFPDPTTAYLDPFRASKTLVVNFFVHDPITGEAYSRDPRNIARKAEAYAASTGIGDTVYFAPEAEFYVFDSVRFETKANAGFYHIDSEAGAWNSGSENNNRGYKVKYKGGYFPVAPYDHFGDLRDEIVIEMEKAGLLVERAHHEVGTAGQAEINWRFDTLTKSADDVMKFKYLVKNVAWRNGKTATFMPKPIFGDNGSGMHCHQSIWNEGEPLFYDETGYAGLSDMARYYIGGLLKHAPSLLAFTNPTVNSYHRLVPGFEAPVNLVYSQRNRSACIRIPITGSNPKAKRIEFRCPDPSANPYLAFSAMLLAGLDGIKNKIEPHEPVDKDLYELPPDEHASIPTVPASLDAVLTALEEDQDYLLQGGVFTPDLLETWIDYKRTNEIQPVALRPHPHEFELYYDL from the coding sequence ATGTTCGCAAATAGCGACGAGCTGCTGAAGTACATCAAGGACGAAGACGTCGAGATGGTCAACGTACGGTTCTGCGACCTGCCGGGTGTGATGCAGCACTTCACGGTGCCGGTCTCGTCTTTCAACCAGTCCGTCTTCGATGACGGCCTCGGCTTCGACGGCTCCTCGGTGCGCGGTTTCCAGACGATCCACGAGTCCGACATGGCGCTCTTCCCGGACCCGACGACGGCCTACCTCGACCCGTTCCGTGCCTCGAAGACGCTGGTCGTCAACTTCTTCGTGCACGACCCGATCACCGGCGAGGCGTACTCTCGCGACCCGCGCAACATCGCCCGCAAGGCCGAGGCGTACGCCGCGAGCACCGGCATCGGTGACACGGTCTACTTCGCGCCGGAGGCTGAGTTCTATGTCTTCGACTCGGTGCGCTTCGAGACCAAGGCCAATGCCGGCTTCTATCACATCGACTCCGAGGCCGGCGCCTGGAACTCGGGCTCGGAGAACAACAACCGCGGCTACAAGGTGAAGTACAAGGGTGGCTACTTCCCCGTGGCCCCGTACGACCACTTCGGCGACCTGCGCGACGAGATCGTCATCGAGATGGAGAAGGCGGGACTGCTCGTCGAGCGCGCCCACCACGAGGTCGGCACGGCGGGCCAGGCGGAGATCAACTGGCGTTTCGACACGCTGACCAAGAGCGCCGACGACGTGATGAAGTTCAAGTACCTGGTCAAGAACGTCGCCTGGCGCAACGGCAAGACCGCGACCTTCATGCCCAAGCCGATCTTCGGCGACAACGGCTCGGGCATGCACTGCCACCAGTCGATCTGGAACGAGGGCGAGCCGCTGTTCTACGACGAGACCGGGTACGCCGGGCTGTCGGACATGGCGCGCTACTACATCGGCGGCCTGCTCAAGCACGCCCCGTCGCTGCTGGCGTTCACCAACCCGACGGTGAACTCGTACCACCGGCTCGTGCCGGGATTCGAGGCACCGGTCAACCTGGTGTATTCGCAGCGCAACCGCTCGGCGTGTATCCGCATCCCGATCACCGGCTCGAACCCGAAGGCCAAGCGGATCGAGTTCCGCTGCCCCGACCCGTCGGCCAACCCGTACCTCGCCTTCTCGGCGATGCTGCTGGCCGGACTCGACGGCATCAAGAACAAGATCGAGCCGCACGAGCCGGTCGACAAGGATCTGTACGAGTTGCCGCCCGACGAGCACGCGAGCATCCCGACGGTGCCCGCCAGCCTTGACGCGGTGCTCACCGCGCTCGAAGAGGACCAGGACTACCTGCTGCAGGGCGGCGTCTTCACGCCCGACCTGCTGGAGACCTGGATCGACTACAAGCGGACGAACGAGATCCAGCCGGTCGCGTTGCGGCCGCACCCGCACGAGTTCGAGTTGTATTACGACCTGTGA